One window of Treponema denticola genomic DNA carries:
- the metG gene encoding methionine--tRNA ligase, with protein MKRKLVTSALPYVNNFPHLGNLIQVLSADVFARFCRLKEYETLYICGTDEYGTATETKALEEKKSPEELCSFYHAIHAEIYNWFNIAFDYFGRTSTPQQTEITQGIFNGLDKNGYITEHTIEQLYCPSCKRFLADRYVLGTCPLCSYDGARGDQCEHCGKLLDPTDLKEPRCSSCGASPEVRSTTHLYINLPKIVPEYEKWMPKTAEKGRWSNNALQMSKSWLRDGLQERAITRDLKWGIPVPKKGFEDKVFYVWFDAPIGYISITKCWADLAGKDWKAWWLDQNDVELFQFIGKDNIPFHTVIFPCSLIGSGKNWTKLFHMSGTEYLNYENGKFSKSKGVGVFGNDAKESGIPADMWRFYIFYNRPEKNDTQFTWKDFQERVNSELIGNLCNLVNRTATFVHRYYDGKIPQVDGAKSGREDIKSMVKSLREAASASFKKITELSDWAELRDSFHEAFALSSVANKAFQDGEPWKRRETDPEYAEALMAELCYLIKDILILIHPYMPQYADQAAGFFGQKIWSGNIFDGKAPQFNKPEGVFLSWKNLGEREGLKTVENPVIIFKTLDNKVIDAYRERYSGSQKDRKKSEKGCSACKDGGSSKSDAASSAKPEVKLSPAELFSKKIALKTAKIISVERHPDADKLYIEKLDDGSGEERTILSGLVPFLKEDEILGKTVIIADNLKPRKMRGIESKGMLLAASWYDEEEKEHVELLQAPWAAPGTPVILEGDADISDPEAVKAFYAQKPAEIDADTFFAAPILMEDYIPKIEGKKLLAAGKEMKLEKVKTGEAG; from the coding sequence ATGAAACGAAAATTAGTAACCTCGGCTTTGCCCTATGTAAACAATTTTCCCCATTTGGGAAATTTAATTCAAGTATTATCCGCTGATGTATTTGCGCGCTTTTGCCGCTTAAAAGAATATGAAACTCTTTATATTTGCGGCACCGACGAATACGGAACCGCTACCGAGACAAAGGCTCTCGAAGAAAAAAAGAGCCCCGAAGAGCTATGCTCATTCTATCATGCAATTCATGCTGAAATTTACAATTGGTTTAATATTGCCTTCGACTATTTTGGAAGAACTTCTACACCGCAGCAGACCGAAATAACTCAGGGTATTTTTAATGGCCTCGATAAAAACGGCTACATTACCGAGCACACTATAGAACAGCTTTACTGCCCATCCTGTAAGCGCTTTTTGGCCGACCGCTATGTATTGGGTACCTGTCCTTTATGTTCCTATGATGGAGCAAGGGGCGACCAGTGCGAGCATTGCGGAAAACTTTTAGATCCTACCGATTTAAAAGAACCCCGTTGTTCTTCTTGCGGTGCTTCTCCCGAAGTGCGCTCTACAACCCATCTTTATATAAACCTTCCCAAAATCGTACCGGAGTACGAAAAGTGGATGCCTAAGACAGCAGAGAAGGGCCGATGGTCAAACAATGCTCTTCAAATGTCAAAAAGCTGGCTTAGGGACGGCCTTCAAGAAAGGGCTATAACAAGGGACCTTAAATGGGGAATCCCCGTGCCCAAAAAAGGCTTTGAAGACAAGGTTTTTTATGTATGGTTTGACGCTCCAATCGGCTATATTTCGATAACAAAGTGCTGGGCAGACCTTGCCGGAAAGGATTGGAAGGCATGGTGGCTTGATCAAAATGATGTAGAGCTTTTTCAGTTTATCGGAAAAGATAATATTCCCTTCCATACGGTAATCTTCCCCTGTTCTCTCATAGGTTCCGGAAAAAATTGGACAAAACTCTTTCACATGTCCGGCACCGAGTACCTTAATTACGAGAACGGAAAATTTTCAAAGTCGAAAGGAGTGGGCGTTTTCGGAAACGATGCCAAAGAATCGGGTATCCCTGCCGATATGTGGAGGTTCTACATCTTTTATAACCGCCCCGAAAAAAATGACACCCAGTTTACATGGAAGGATTTTCAGGAGAGGGTCAACAGCGAGCTTATAGGAAACCTCTGCAATCTTGTAAACAGGACTGCCACCTTTGTTCACCGCTATTATGATGGCAAAATACCCCAAGTTGACGGAGCAAAATCCGGTCGGGAAGATATAAAGAGTATGGTAAAATCTTTAAGGGAGGCCGCCTCTGCAAGCTTCAAAAAGATAACGGAGCTTTCGGATTGGGCCGAGCTTAGAGATTCCTTCCATGAAGCCTTTGCCCTCTCCTCAGTTGCAAACAAGGCCTTTCAAGATGGAGAGCCTTGGAAGAGGCGCGAAACCGATCCTGAATATGCCGAAGCCCTTATGGCTGAGCTTTGCTATCTTATAAAGGATATTTTAATTTTAATTCATCCCTATATGCCCCAATACGCCGATCAGGCCGCAGGCTTTTTCGGTCAAAAGATTTGGTCGGGAAATATCTTTGACGGTAAGGCCCCGCAATTTAATAAGCCCGAAGGAGTCTTCCTTTCATGGAAAAATTTAGGCGAAAGGGAAGGACTTAAAACGGTAGAAAACCCCGTAATCATCTTTAAGACCCTCGATAACAAGGTCATCGATGCCTATCGCGAACGCTATTCGGGAAGTCAAAAGGACAGAAAAAAATCGGAAAAAGGCTGTTCAGCTTGTAAGGACGGCGGTTCTTCAAAATCCGATGCTGCTTCTTCTGCAAAGCCGGAAGTTAAACTCTCTCCGGCCGAGCTTTTTTCAAAAAAGATTGCCTTAAAAACCGCCAAGATTATATCCGTCGAAAGGCATCCCGATGCAGACAAGCTCTACATCGAAAAACTTGATGACGGCTCCGGCGAAGAAAGAACAATCCTTTCAGGTCTTGTGCCCTTTTTAAAAGAAGACGAAATCTTAGGAAAAACCGTCATAATTGCCGACAACCTAAAACCTAGAAAAATGCGCGGTATCGAGTCGAAGGGTATGCTTTTGGCGGCAAGCTGGTATGATGAAGAAGAAAAAGAACATGTCGAGCTTCTTCAAGCCCCGTGGGCTGCTCCCGGAACGCCTGTAATCCTTGAAGGCGATGCCGATATTTCAGACCCCGAGGCCGTAAAAGCTTTTTATGCACAAAAACCGGCAGAGATAGACGCAGACACCTTCTTTGCAGCTCCCATCTTAATGGAAGATTATATTCCTAAAATTGAGGGCAAAAAGCTCTTGGCTGCCGGAAAAGAAATGAAGCTTGAAAAGGTAAAAACCGGAGAAGCAGGCTAG
- a CDS encoding ABC transporter ATP-binding protein: protein MEKEEKKEEPIKYGILSNVLFMLKTSFRTYKSVPVLILLESLLYVGDNLISIFFAPAVLSLIQSNASIKNLLITIFAFAFSLMLLRGLLSYLQTNHLFGRIGVRSELIFMIGSKAMNTSYNNLDNKDFEAKKNKAMDVTGGNSESTEAIWTTLQGLLQYLLCFIIYLVILASLNINIILITLLTTCVSFFITNSVSSWMYKRRDEENKHVNHLRYITQTGKNKQLAKDIRLFGMEAWLKELYEKHLRLYSNFHLKGEKRYFFADLADLVLTFLRNGLIYYWLISLVLQKNISVPQFILYFAAAGTFTQWVSGILNRFSVLHKQSLDISRLREFFEFKEDYLFEKGEKIPLQKENLIELKDVSLLYSEGGTPVLDRFNLTLKPKEKLAIVGLNGAGKTSLVKLITGLYDPTQGEVLFNGKNIKEFNRSEYYKCFSAVFQEFSILPTSIAVNIAQAREDINKERIEEVLKLSGLYDKVQTLPQKEETRLCKDIFFDAVELSGGETQKLLLARALYNDRPFLILDEPTAALDPIAEHELYTKYNDLSKDKTSIFISHRLASTRFCDRIIFIKDGKIIEEGTHDSLLKKGGEYAHLFEVQSKYYKEEHDKELPEGLGEI from the coding sequence ATGGAAAAAGAGGAAAAGAAAGAAGAACCTATAAAATACGGGATTTTAAGCAATGTTTTGTTTATGCTTAAAACATCTTTTAGAACTTATAAGTCGGTGCCTGTTTTGATTTTGCTGGAATCTCTTTTATATGTTGGAGATAATTTAATTTCGATATTTTTTGCGCCTGCCGTTTTGAGCCTTATTCAAAGCAATGCTTCCATTAAAAATCTTTTAATAACTATTTTTGCCTTTGCTTTTTCTTTAATGCTTTTACGCGGACTCCTTTCTTATCTGCAAACGAACCATCTATTCGGGCGGATTGGAGTTAGGAGTGAGCTTATTTTTATGATAGGCAGTAAGGCGATGAACACTTCCTATAATAACTTGGATAATAAGGATTTTGAAGCAAAGAAAAATAAGGCGATGGATGTTACCGGCGGTAACTCGGAATCTACCGAAGCTATTTGGACTACCTTACAGGGGCTTCTTCAATACCTTCTTTGCTTTATCATCTATCTTGTTATCCTTGCTTCCTTAAATATTAATATAATTTTAATTACACTTTTGACAACCTGCGTGAGCTTTTTTATCACCAACAGTGTAAGCTCTTGGATGTATAAGAGGCGTGATGAAGAAAATAAGCATGTAAATCATTTACGCTACATAACCCAAACCGGAAAAAATAAGCAGCTTGCAAAGGATATCCGCCTTTTCGGAATGGAGGCTTGGCTTAAAGAATTATATGAAAAGCATTTAAGGCTTTACAGCAATTTTCACCTCAAAGGAGAAAAGCGTTATTTTTTTGCCGACCTTGCAGACCTTGTTTTAACATTTTTGCGGAACGGTCTTATTTATTATTGGCTGATAAGTCTTGTCTTACAAAAAAATATAAGCGTTCCCCAATTTATTCTTTATTTTGCCGCAGCGGGAACTTTTACTCAATGGGTAAGCGGTATTTTAAATCGGTTTTCCGTTTTGCATAAACAGAGTCTGGATATTTCCCGCCTTAGAGAATTTTTTGAATTTAAAGAAGATTACCTATTTGAAAAAGGTGAAAAAATTCCTCTACAAAAAGAAAACCTCATCGAGCTAAAAGATGTAAGTCTTTTATATTCGGAAGGTGGAACTCCTGTTTTGGATAGGTTCAATTTGACTTTGAAGCCCAAAGAAAAGCTTGCCATTGTTGGCTTAAACGGAGCAGGAAAAACAAGCCTTGTAAAATTGATTACCGGACTTTATGATCCAACCCAAGGAGAGGTTTTGTTTAACGGAAAAAATATAAAAGAATTTAACCGAAGCGAATACTATAAGTGCTTTAGTGCGGTCTTTCAGGAGTTTTCTATTTTGCCTACTAGTATTGCGGTAAACATTGCACAAGCCCGAGAGGACATTAACAAGGAGAGGATTGAAGAGGTTCTAAAGCTTTCGGGACTTTACGATAAGGTTCAAACTCTTCCCCAAAAAGAAGAAACCCGTCTTTGTAAGGACATCTTCTTTGATGCCGTAGAACTTTCGGGCGGCGAAACTCAAAAGCTCTTACTTGCAAGGGCTCTTTACAATGACAGGCCCTTTTTAATATTGGATGAACCGACGGCAGCCTTGGACCCTATCGCTGAACATGAGCTTTATACTAAGTATAACGATTTATCGAAGGACAAAACTTCTATTTTTATTTCGCACAGGCTTGCTTCCACCCGCTTTTGCGACAGGATTATTTTTATAAAGGACGGAAAAATAATCGAAGAAGGCACCCATGATTCTCTTTTAAAAAAGGGCGGTGAGTACGCTCATCTTTTTGAAGTACAAAGCAAGTATTATAAGGAAGAACATGATAAAGAATTGCCTGAAGGTTTAGGAGAAATCTGA
- a CDS encoding ABC transporter ATP-binding protein, translating into MKTEKGYNQKRHNKGLNRRAFLLLFKKAPLFFISVLGEKVFTSLLPFIGIFFSARIINELVLIYSGKGDLSKIKSLVLLSLILTAVCMLVSSLFKRWANYEGRSVDYKLQDIYVQKFLSMDFQDVESAKTNEIYTRMWQNTNYGGWGLEKILWIYPKCSTHITSVITSLALSVSLFSFKVQSSELAFLNNPLFIFVILFSIVLLILIPAKLQTMSDSYWAIVSEGATEGNRVFSFFFRLFNEKNRAMDVRMYGQQKEGNIIRASSNIFMPGGRVSQYAKKEMGFFAFLSAFISTSLLIIIYGFVGLKALGGAFPAGNLMQYAASITALSSALTEIFTVAGEAKNNREFLKDVFDFLDIKNGMCMNKAPVNYQSVDAPLIEFKNVSFAYPDSEKSVLKNLNLTLRQGERLAVVGKNGSGKTTFVKLLCRLYDPIEGEILFNGKNIKEYDYKEYLNLFSVVFQDFKLLALPLAQNISGGEAYDKLKVLEVLKNTGLDLSKFKNAEETYLYKNFDDEGVNISGGEGQKIAIARALYKDAPLIILDEPTAALDPIAEAEIYSKFDGLVKNKTSLYISHRLSSCKFCSHILVFDAGLIVQEGSHEELLAKDGLYSKLWNAQAQYYQNHP; encoded by the coding sequence ATGAAAACTGAAAAAGGATATAATCAAAAAAGACATAACAAGGGCTTGAATCGGCGGGCTTTTTTGCTTCTCTTTAAAAAGGCGCCTTTGTTTTTTATTTCCGTGCTTGGCGAAAAAGTTTTTACAAGCCTCTTGCCCTTTATAGGTATTTTCTTTTCGGCAAGAATTATAAACGAGCTTGTTTTAATTTATTCGGGGAAAGGAGATTTATCAAAAATCAAAAGTTTGGTTTTACTCTCTCTTATTTTAACGGCCGTCTGTATGCTTGTTTCTTCTTTATTTAAACGATGGGCAAACTATGAAGGCCGGAGCGTTGATTATAAACTGCAAGATATCTATGTTCAAAAGTTTTTAAGCATGGACTTTCAAGATGTTGAATCCGCAAAAACAAATGAGATTTATACAAGGATGTGGCAAAATACAAATTACGGAGGCTGGGGCTTGGAAAAAATCCTATGGATATATCCAAAGTGTTCTACACATATTACTTCCGTTATTACTTCGCTCGCCTTGAGTGTAAGCCTTTTTAGCTTTAAGGTTCAAAGTTCCGAATTGGCCTTTTTAAACAATCCTTTGTTTATCTTTGTAATTCTTTTTAGTATCGTACTTTTAATCCTCATTCCTGCAAAGCTTCAGACAATGTCCGATTCCTACTGGGCAATTGTTTCGGAGGGGGCCACAGAAGGAAACAGGGTGTTTAGTTTTTTCTTTAGACTTTTTAACGAAAAAAACCGAGCAATGGATGTGCGTATGTACGGCCAGCAAAAAGAGGGTAACATAATAAGAGCTTCCAGTAATATTTTTATGCCGGGCGGAAGGGTTTCGCAATATGCTAAAAAAGAGATGGGCTTTTTTGCTTTTTTATCGGCCTTTATTTCTACCTCTCTTTTAATAATCATTTACGGCTTTGTGGGGCTAAAGGCTTTAGGCGGAGCTTTCCCAGCCGGAAACCTCATGCAATATGCGGCAAGCATCACAGCCCTTTCTTCCGCCCTCACCGAAATCTTTACGGTTGCAGGGGAGGCAAAAAACAATAGGGAATTTTTAAAGGATGTGTTTGACTTCTTGGATATAAAAAACGGAATGTGTATGAACAAGGCTCCGGTCAATTATCAATCGGTTGATGCTCCTCTTATAGAATTTAAAAATGTTTCCTTTGCTTATCCCGATTCCGAAAAGAGCGTTTTAAAGAATTTAAACCTTACTTTAAGGCAGGGCGAGCGGCTTGCCGTAGTCGGTAAAAACGGGAGCGGTAAGACCACATTTGTAAAGCTCCTCTGCCGCCTCTATGACCCAATAGAAGGCGAAATCCTTTTTAACGGAAAAAACATAAAAGAATATGACTATAAAGAATACCTAAATCTTTTTTCCGTAGTATTTCAGGATTTTAAACTCCTTGCTCTCCCTCTTGCCCAAAACATTTCGGGCGGCGAGGCCTACGATAAACTCAAGGTTTTGGAAGTTTTAAAAAATACCGGTCTCGATCTTTCTAAGTTTAAAAATGCTGAAGAAACTTATCTTTATAAAAACTTCGATGATGAAGGCGTAAACATTTCAGGCGGGGAGGGGCAAAAGATTGCAATAGCCCGAGCCCTTTATAAGGATGCTCCCCTTATAATCTTGGATGAACCTACAGCCGCCCTCGACCCCATTGCCGAAGCCGAAATCTACTCTAAATTCGACGGTCTTGTAAAAAACAAAACCTCCCTGTATATTTCGCACCGTCTTTCTTCCTGTAAGTTTTGTTCCCATATTTTGGTCTTTGACGCTGGTCTCATAGTTCAAGAAGGCAGCCACGAAGAACTTTTAGCGAAAGACGGCCTTTACAGCAAATTGTGGAACGCCCAAGCACAGTATTATCAAAACCACCCCTAG